Sequence from the Cucurbita pepo subsp. pepo cultivar mu-cu-16 chromosome LG02, ASM280686v2, whole genome shotgun sequence genome:
CAAATTCTTTCTTAGTTTCCTTCTGAGTTATTGCCCTGGCTTCGATGATCAACCCCTGGCACATTTTGGTTTTGATCTTCGGCCATCCACTATCTGCTTGTGCTGGTAAATAACACAATATCAAGTCTTTTTATCACACTGAATTTGAAGCTCTGTTCAAGATTGACAAGCCAAATCAAGTATCTTCAAGAATTGTATAAGTTACTATTGAAAAGAGGATATTAACTCTTTATGCTGCCACTTTAGGAAGAAttaggagaaggagaagatatGGAATGAATCGATTCAGAGTAAGGACAAACAAGGAGGATTCCTTACACAAAATGGATCATATGGTATGATTGAGACCCTTTGGTTCTTGGTTCGTATCAAGTAGATTCGAAACGGaaacatttttaattgaaaatgacATGACGGGAAACATAAATTCTACCATTGACCCTGGTTTGAACAAGGAGAATTTGGGTTGTAGGATGGCTGAGATGGTTGAAAGGTATTGAAGCAAGCTCGATATGGAGGGTTATGTCAATTATAGCAAACAAGAGCAATACGTTCAAGCACCTTCCATAACTAGAGGAAGGATATGCTTGCCCCCTTTTGCTCCTGTCCTCTCAGCTGAGCATCAGAGGTAAAACTTCCATAGGACAGTTTTCAAGCGTGCCGGAAGCTAACATTGGGACAATGAGCATCAGAGGAGCAACAAGGAGAGTGGTAGAACCATCGAAGACATGTGTCTAACAAGTTTACAGACATTGCAAGCCAAGTAATTCAATTGAAGTGTGTGAAGGGGATGATCAAGTGTCAAGGATGGAAGCTTCAGCTAAGGTCATATCCATTTCACAATGAGATTTCTAAGAGTTCAGAACATATAAAGCAATCCATtatcttaaataataataatcattccAGTCACCATCACCAATATCAAGTATAAGATCAGAGGTTAATTTACATGAAAATTATATGGTTCTACCTTTCAATCCAaaaggatgttttttttttacaaaaaatctGATTCTGCTAATGCTTCTAAGTCTTCACCATTGAACATTTTCCCAGAATTCTAAGCTGGGTTCCACCAAACAAAAGTGGAACGGACTAGAGGCAAAGTTCATCCAATCAGCATGAGATCCAAGGGTGATTGTGCAGGCCTTTTTATCGACCTGTTCAAGAACAATGGCTCTCAGATTCAATAGctcccaaaaaaaataaatttatggactcaagagaacaaaaaaagcaaaaaaataattagtccAATTGAATGATCCTATCaaagtaaattttttcttccaagttAGAGCAAAACAAACTGTCACAACAGGCCCTTTCCCTCACTTACACTATAAAACCAAAAATATTCTCACCCTTCTTAGACACTGCAGGCTTGTTAAAGAAACCATTCCCCTGATCAGATAATATTTCCAAGTTCCTCCAATGGAAACCAATAGGAGGTGACAGAGAGTTAGTTTTGCCACTAGAAAATCAGGTTCTTGGTTGGGAATTGGGATTCAATTCATAATGACCATCACAACATTTGCTTCAGCATGGTTGCAGATGGAAAATCAAAGGGAAAATTTAAACAATCAAGTATTTGACTAAAAAACTTAGTTTTGGTTGCTCAACTTTCAAATCTATACCAGATTCTAGAGAGAAACATGCATAAGTTAGATGTGGTATGTTACCTTTTCTATGGTGTATGACGTAGCTATCACTCCAACTCCGACGTCTCTTCAGAATCTGACAAGGGTAACAGAGTGCAAATACCGACCATATGTCCATTGAGGCAGACATAGTAGTCGATGCAATCCTCATAAGCACCCAATCTGCAGCTTGCACTCGGTGGTATCATTTTAGCCTGTAGCATGCTCCATAGCTTGGCCTTACAATAAGGGCACACCTCAGTTGGATGAAGCTCTGCTCCTCTTTCTATCAGCATTTTCCTAACCTTTGACATTGAAAATGACTTAAAAATACCCCGGAAGAAACCGATATCTCCTTCTTCCCCTTGGTCGAGATGTTCACAAGGATCAGATACATATAAAATATCTGTTCTGCATTGTGGCATAAGAAAACTCTTGCCCGATGTCCTAGAAAATCGGGTTCTATAAACAAAATGACCAGGAATTTGAATGTTATTGAAGAGACCGCCCTTCTTACATCCCGAGCAGAAAATAAGCAGCTTCCCCAGTGCCCTCCAGTTCCCATCAACACTGTGACTCCCGCTAGATTGCAGATCTAGCATCATTTTTGGGGCTCTGGTCCTGCAAAACTCCTTCCATAGCACTCGCTTGGCAAGATCGTCAAACCATTTGCATGCACAGGAAAGAGTGGCAATCAACTTCGGATTCCAGTTCAAATATTGGAATACTAGAAATACTGCATCCTCACTGAGATGCCCCTTTGTGCACAGGCAGCTCGCTGAATGCACACACCGGTATTGCTTCGTTAAAATCATTCCTTCATGGGCATCTGGGAACCATTAATTAATCTAGCATGGGTTGTCAATAGATTAGATTGAATGAGCAGCTGTTGAAAAACCAAGCTCCGATCAACAATCTTCACACCAATGAACTATTGTACACTGTATACATCGAACAAGCCTTAGACACCCATGATGCCTCGAGCAATGGTTAAGAAACTAAAACCAATACCATAGACTCGAAACATCGAAGTGATTAATCAATCAAGTCAATTCAAGAATAACGAAGTAAATTTAAACACAATGAAATGAATTAGCATTCACCATAGACTCCAAGGCACGCATAGATACTCAATTAACACATAAACCCCAAACTCTAGCAGAATTCTTCAAGCAAGTTTAGTAAATTAGAGTCAGATCCACAAAATCCTCGGCAACATACATCACAAAAAACAACCacctaaatcaaataaacccCAAAATAATTACTCATTcaattccaaaaaaataataataaataaaaccctaCAAAATCCATAAGAAGAACGAACACACAACACCAGATAACAAAGTAGATCGtcttgagaaaaagaaaaagactcACCTCAGCGGAACGGACCCAGTCTCCCCGCGTTAACATAGCACCAAAACCCGACTCTGCATGCAAGAAACGAAGCAAGAAATCAGTCAATTTCGTTCCCATTGCACTAAAGCCGAACAAAGAAACAAGATAAAAAcaagaagaggaaaagaagaaaatgaagaagagcattaagaagaagaaaaggggaaTTTGAAGCTCACATAGAACGGGGGATTTGGTGAAgcagaagaaggaagaagaagaagaagaagaagaagaagaagaacaagaacaagaagaggCTTTGGCTTTGGGGTCTAAATTagagaagaaggaaaggaCGAGGGCTGAGGAATATTTTAGAACCACAGTGCTAAGTCAATTGGAAACTTAACGACCAATCAAAAACCTCCACGTGTAACCATGGCTGGGACGCTGTGAAAATGTAAATTTCTATCCTTCTTACGTGGCATTCTGGTAATTGGATGGTCACTTTCCGAAAACGACAAGCTAATGGACTCACTCAATGTGTGAtctcttttccctttcttttcttctttatttttccttaaatagtaaaaataaaaaatctacattataaaaaattattttcaaaattcaataaaaaataataaataaaaatcttataattactatataaaatttttaataaaataatggtttaaataataataataataataataaccataCAGACTAAACGTGGACAGTTAAATATAAGGCCTAAGGTAAAAAGCAGCCTCAAATTACATGGTATTATTACCTTATGTGAACTTTATAgggagtgaaaaaaaaaaagggtaaaaaaacattaatctTGCTATGTATATTCCCTACATAGAAAGTGTGTAAATACAAAGCGGCATTTGGTTCATACAATCTGAGCAGAGGCTTGTATGCTATCTGCGTTTGGATTGTCTGCGCCTTTGTTCTCCACTCTTCTGAAAACAAGCTTTTGCTGTGGAAGTTGGCCATTAGAGAATGCCGATACCTCTGTGTCTATTACAATTGTGTCTTCCTCCTTGAATTCTCCTCTCAATATGCCCTTTGCGATTTCGTTCTCCACGTTCTGCTGTATTACGCGCTTCACTGGTCTAGCACCGTAGTTCGGGTCGTACCCGAGACTTCCAAGAAGTAGAATTGCTGCTTCGCTCACCTcgatcttcatcttcttgtctGCAACTCTCTTTTGAACCCGTTGCAGCTGTGTGTGAAAGTACAATGTGTGGTTAATTCATGAGAATTTTGACTATCCGTGATAGTCGTTACGAAAGGGGTATTGATCATTCGAAGAGGAATAAAGGGTACCTGTAACCGAACAATACTGTTGAGCTGATCGCGGTCTAGAGGTTGGAAAACGATGTATTCATCAACTCTGTTCATGAACTCGGGACGAAAGATTGATCTTGCAGCTTCCAGAACTCGTCGCTTTATGGTTTCATATGCTGTTTCCTTTGGTTGTGTATCGTCTTCAGTATTGAGAATATATTGTGAACCCACATTCGAAGTCATGATGATAACTGTGTTCGTAAAGCTCACAGTTCGTCCTTGCGAGTCGGTTACTCGCCCATCGTCCAGAATCTGAAGGAACACATTGAACACATCGGAATGAGCCTTCTCTATCTCATCGAACAGAATAACCGCATATGGCCTTCGGCGAACAGTCTCCGTTAACTGCCCGCCCTCCTCATAACCTACATAACCAGGTGGGGCTCCAATTAGTCTTGAAACTGCGTGCTTCTCCATGTACTCGCTCATATCGATTCGCACGAGGGCTTCTTCAGTGTTGAATAAATAAGAAGCAAGAGCCTTGGCTAGTTCTGTTTTTCCAACACCAGTCGGACCCATGAACATGAAACTAGCAATCGGACGGTTTGGATCAGAGAGACCAGCCCGAGATCTTTGAATGGCTTCGGCAACGGATTTAACTGCTGGGTCTTGACCCACGACACGTTTATGAAGTTCTTCCTCCAAATGTAAAAGCTTCTCCCTCTCGGATTGTTGAAGCTTAGAAACAGGGATCCCAGTCCACTTGCTTACAATTTCAGCAATATCACTTCCGGTCACTTCTTCTCTCAACATGGACTTTCCAGAATTCATATACTCATCTAATTCCTTCTCTGCATCTGCAAGCTGGCGCTGCAAGGAATTTAAGCTTCCATATTTCAATTCAGCCGCTCTGTTAAGATCATACTCCCTTTCAGCTTGCTGGATCTCCACATTTACCCGGTCGATCTGCAAGAATGAATGTAAAATTACCGAGCAGATAATAATCTGAACCGAAAAATTCTACTCTAGTTCTACAGGATGTTACCACTGTGGCTAGTTTAGGCCAGATTATATTACCTCTTGAAACATCAAAAGTTATATTCTTCCAACAACCATCACAACAGACTAAATGGATGAATGTGTAAAAGATTTCTATAACAGAAAGGGAAGACCAACACCAACATACCTCCTCTTTGATAGACTGAAGGCGAGTCATGACCGACTTTTCGTGCTCCCACTGCTCAGTCAGTTGGGCTTGTTTCTCCTTTAGGAGAGACAACTCGGCTTCAAGTCGACTCAACCTATCTCTAGAAGCTCTGTCCGTATCGTTTGTTAGAGAAAGTCTCTCCATCTCGAGCTTCAGTACTGCTCTATTGATCTCATCAAGAGCAGTAGGTTTTGAAgtaatttccattttcagcTTAGCAGCAGCTTCATCAACGAGGTCAATGGCTGTATTTCAAAAAGATTACCATTAGCAACCATCATGATATGCATATTCCAAAATCGTCCCGCTAAAACTTTTTCATCACAATAAAGCATGTCTATTTTCAACCACATCGAAGAATTCCATTCGTCACAATGATATTTACCTTTGTCAGGCAGAAATCGTCCACTAATATAACGGTCTGAAAGAATTGCAGCTTCTACAAGAGCACTGTCAGATATGCGAACTCCATGATGCAGCTCATATCTTTCACGAAGCCCACGGAGGATAGAAATGGTATTTTCCACACTTGGCTGATCAACATAAACTTGCTGAAACCGACGCTCCAATGCTGGATCCTTTTCAATGTACTTTCGATACTCATCCAATGT
This genomic interval carries:
- the LOC111787872 gene encoding EID1-like F-box protein 2, translating into MILTKQYRCVHSASCLCTKGHLSEDAVFLVFQYLNWNPKLIATLSCACKWFDDLAKRVLWKEFCRTRAPKMMLDLQSSGSHSVDGNWRALGKLLIFCSGCKKGGLFNNIQIPGHFVYRTRFSRTSGKSFLMPQCRTDILYVSDPCEHLDQGEEGDIGFFRGIFKSFSMSKVRKMLIERGAELHPTEVCPYCKAKLWSMLQAKMIPPSASCRLGAYEDCIDYYVCLNGHMVGICTLLPLSDSEETSELE
- the LOC111787873 gene encoding chaperone protein ClpB3, chloroplastic — protein: MASTTAPFYSLGIRFPSHSSSVSSSTRNALILKPPLPVSLTAKPKSRLLLNTNGGCHRFGRNSRFVVRCDASSGRITQQEFTEMAWQAIVSSPEIAKENKHQIVETEHLMKTLLEQKNGLARRIFSKIGVDNTRLLEATDQFIKRQPKVLGESAGSMLGRDLEALIQRAREFKKEYGDSFVSVEHLVLGFVQDQRFGKQLFKDFQISLPTLKSAIESVRGRQSVIDQDPEGKYESLEKYGKDLTALAKAGKLDPVIGRDDEIRRCIQILSRRTKNNPVLIGEPGVGKTAISEGLAQRIVQGDVPQALMNRRLISLDMGALIAGAKYRGEFEDRLKAVLKEVTESDGQIILFIDEIHTVVGAGATNGAMDAGNLLKPMLGRGELRCIGATTLDEYRKYIEKDPALERRFQQVYVDQPSVENTISILRGLRERYELHHGVRISDSALVEAAILSDRYISGRFLPDKAIDLVDEAAAKLKMEITSKPTALDEINRAVLKLEMERLSLTNDTDRASRDRLSRLEAELSLLKEKQAQLTEQWEHEKSVMTRLQSIKEEIDRVNVEIQQAEREYDLNRAAELKYGSLNSLQRQLADAEKELDEYMNSGKSMLREEVTGSDIAEIVSKWTGIPVSKLQQSEREKLLHLEEELHKRVVGQDPAVKSVAEAIQRSRAGLSDPNRPIASFMFMGPTGVGKTELAKALASYLFNTEEALVRIDMSEYMEKHAVSRLIGAPPGYVGYEEGGQLTETVRRRPYAVILFDEIEKAHSDVFNVFLQILDDGRVTDSQGRTVSFTNTVIIMTSNVGSQYILNTEDDTQPKETAYETIKRRVLEAARSIFRPEFMNRVDEYIVFQPLDRDQLNSIVRLQLQRVQKRVADKKMKIEVSEAAILLLGSLGYDPNYGARPVKRVIQQNVENEIAKGILRGEFKEEDTIVIDTEVSAFSNGQLPQQKLVFRRVENKGADNPNADSIQASAQIV